Proteins from a genomic interval of Choristoneura fumiferana chromosome 12, NRCan_CFum_1, whole genome shotgun sequence:
- the Nf-YB gene encoding nuclear factor Y-box B yields MESDELGNDLVRLDGGFLVDEETYVVHSDDVLDQEENNSDSCMGKHAPLREQDRFLPIANIAKIMKRAIPENGKIAKDARECVQECISEFISFVTSEASDRCQVEKRKTINGEDVLFAMNTLGFDNYVEPLKLYLKKYREIVLSPVTIQKINKTIVLYEDANPEQAENDNETQTETTVIYTSYPKGMDEFTLD; encoded by the exons ATGGAAAGTGATGAACTCGGAAATGATCTTGTGAGGTTGGATGGTGGTTTCCTCGTAGACGAAGAGACTTATGTTGTTCATTCGGACGATGTTCTTG ATCAGGAAGAAAATAATTCTGACTCCTGTATGGGCAAACACGCGCCGTTAAGAGAACAGGACCGATTTCTACCCATAGCTAACATTGCTAAGATCATGAAAAGAGCAATTCCTGAGAATGGAAAG ATTGCTAAAGATGCAAGAGAATGCGTACAAGAATGCATTTCAGAATTTATTTCGTTTGTCACAAGTGAAGCCAGCGACAGATGTCAAGTAGAGAAGAGGAAAACTATCAATGGAGAAGATGTGTTATTTGCTATGAACACACTCGGATTTGATAATTATGTGGAACCGTTGAAActgtatttgaaaaaatatagggAGATTGTCCTGTCTCCA GTAACAAtccagaaaataaataaaacaatagtacTATACGAGg atgcaAACCCGGAGCAAGCCGAAAACGACAATGAGACACAAACAGAAACCACTGTTATATACACGTCATACCCCAAAGGAATGGATGAATTCACCCTAGATTGA
- the LOC141433830 gene encoding ATP-binding cassette sub-family G member 5-like encodes MAGGSYMLELYNVFHSGQVEPGSLFQRITGGVKTGIILKDVSFTTHSGEVTAILGSKGSGKRALLDVIARRVASKGHILLEGVPLEEDQFKTSCALVRHSTRLLPGLSVQQTLALSLTKVSGYLKSSKVKQVMADLALSQVAHKCVTTLTKSEYRRLVIGVQLIRDPLILLLDEPTWDLDPLNTYLIISILSNAAKKYSTAIILTMEKPRSGVYL; translated from the exons ATGGCGGGAGGGAGTTATATGTTGGAGTTGTACAACGTGTTTCATTCTGGGCAA gtGGAGCCGGGCAGCCTGTTCCAGCGCATCACGGGCGGCGTGAAGACCGGCATCATCCTGAAGGATGTGTCCTTCACCACCCACAGCGGGGAAGTCACCGCTATCCTGGGCTCCAAAG GTAGCGGCAAGCGAGCCCTCCTCGACGTGATCGCTCGCCGCGTGGCTTCCAAAGGCCACATACTCCTCGAAGGAGTCCCACTCGAAGAGGACCAGTTCAAGACCTCCTGCGCGCTGGTGCGGCATTCCACCAGGCTGCTACCAGGCCTCAGCGTGCAGCAGACTCTGGCACTGTCGCTAACTAAG GTGTCAGGGTACCTTAAGTCGTCTAAGGTGAAACAGGTCATGGCCGACTTAGCGTTGTCTCAG GTGGCACACAAATGCGTGACTACTTTGACCAAGAGCGAGTACAGACGACTGGTCATCGGAGTTCAGCTTATAAGAGATCCAT TGATACTGTTGCTCGACGAGCCTACTTGGGACCTTGATCCACTAAACACGTACTTGATTATCTCAATACTATCCAACGCAGCAAAGAAATACTCCACCGCCATCATCCTCACCATGGAGAAGCCTAGATCAGGTGTGTATCTTTAA